DNA from Archaeoglobus veneficus SNP6:
GTAACAGCGCTGCTATGGGCTTTGAGAGCATGTCGGAGCTCGCCCATGCTATTGAAGACTTGCTCGATGCTCTGAGGCAGGGTAAGACACAACTCGATGACGAAATAATGAATCTAATTTTCGATGGCGTAGATACCCTCGAAAACATGCTTGGAGAGGTCATGGAATCCGGACAACCACAATCAGACCCGAGCGAACTCATATCACGGATAAGAGGTGAACTCGAAAAAAGGCTAAGTGGGGAGAAGGAGGAGAAAAAGGAGGAGAAAGTTCAGAGAATAGAAGGAGAAGGTACCCACGTTGAGATAAGTATCGACCCCGCATCCCAGATGAAGGGAATAGACGCAATGATAATCCTGAAAAATGTCGAAGATGTGGCGGAGATAGTCGCTACCTCCCCCGCAAGAGAAGAAATCGAAGATGGGAAGTTCAATTCCTCTTTCCAGCTCCTTCTCAAAGGTGATGTCACAAAGATAAAGGAAGTCCTGCAAAAATTACCTCAAGTAAAGGAGTTCAAAGTCGATGAAAGAACTGAGACCAAGCCTGAAAGTGAAGAAAAAGTAGAAGAGTTAGTAGACAAAAAACCAGAGGAGGAAAAAGAGAAAACTGGAGAAGCAGAAGCGAAAGAAACAAAGAAGGATATTAAAAAAGATATTAAAATAAAGACGGACAAGATTCAGTCAGTCAGAATAAGCGTTCAGAAGCTCGACGAACTGATGAACCTGGTTGAGGAACTCGTTGTCAGAAAGTTAAAACTTGAAAACTCATTACCACCGGAACTGAGAAGAGGTATAGAAAGAGAGTTTTCAGTTTTTGACAGAGTCATAAGCCGGCTCCAGGACACAGTAATGGATCTCAGGCTTATACCACTAAAGCACGTGGTTGACAGGCTTCCACGAGTTGTCAGAGACCTAAGCCACTCCCTCGGCAAGGAAGTCGATTTCGAGATAATCGGAGCAGACGTTACAGTTGACAGAACAGTCCTGGACAAGATCCAGGATCCCCTTATACACCTGCTGAGAAACGCAATAGACCACGGTATAGAGCCACCCGAAGAGAGAGAAAAACTTGGAAAACCAAGGAGAGGGAAGGTACGACTTGTAGCTGAAAAAATGAAGGATCACGTTGTCATAGAGATTTCTGACGACGGTAGAGGACTCGATGCTGAAAAGATAAAGAAGAAGGCTGTTGAGATAGGTCTGATTACTCCCGAGAGAGCACAGGAGATGAGCGATGAAGAGGCATATAATCTGATATTCCAGCCTGGATTCAGCACAAAAGAGAAGGTAACAGACGTTTCCGGTAGGGGCGTGGGAATGGATATCGTAATCAACACTGTTCGTTCCCTTGGCGGTTCTGTAGAGGTTAAATCTGAAAAAGGAAAGGGTACGACTGTCAGACTGAGACTACCGCTTACCATGGCAATCATGCAGGTTCTTCTCATCAGAGTCGGCCATGAGAAATATGGACTTCCACTAAAGGATATAATGGAAGTAAAACCTGTATCGAGATGTGAAATAAGAAGCATTGCAGGAGTTGACAAGCTTATTACGAGAGACGGAATAATCCCCGTCATCCATTTGGCGAAGGCCCTCAATGTACAGTCCAATGGAGGCAAGATGGTTATAATCACCTCCTCTTTCGAGCGCACTGTTGCCCTCATTTGCGATGAGGTGCTGTCTCAGAAGGAGGTGGTAGTAAAGTCACTTGGGGGTGTTTTGAGGGGAATTCAGGGTATTTCTGGAGTCTCCATCCTTGGTGAAGGAGAAGTCGTGCCCATACTGGATGTAAACTCTCTTTAGGAGGTGGTAGCATGAAAGTAGACCTTTACAAGCTTGCAAAAATGAATGAAATGGCAAAAGAAGGCGCAAGAAGGGTTGCAGAGAACCTTTCGGCAATGCTCGGCATGGATGTACAGATGAAAATAACAAAGATAGACTTCGTCACACTGAGCGACATACCCGAGGAGATCGGCGACGAAGAGATGGTAGGTGTCTACCTGATGTTTCATGGAACCCCTTCTGGACACCTCATGGTTCTGTTCCCGGTAGCGAGTGCCAAGAAAGTAGCAAGCCTACTGCTTGCAGGGATTGGAGAAGATAACGGAACGGGAGAAGGGTTTACAGACCTCGATAAGTCTGCAATAAGCGAAGTAGGGAACATCATAACGAGTTCATTCATCGACGGATGGGCAAACGTGCTGAAGACAGAGATAGATATCTCCACACCCCATCTAATTCACGATATGGGCTCGGCAGTAATAGACCCGATAATTGTGGAACTTGCAAAGGAGCATGACCACGCCTTCGTTTTCAATAGCAGCATCACAGCCCAAGACAAGGACATTACCTGCCAGATTTACGTATTCCCGGACATGAACAAGCTCGTAGAGGCGCTCGAGAGACTCTGATAAAAGTGTCCGGGATACTATGGCAGAGAGGATTAGAGTGAGAATGGCCGAGTACAAAGTGTGCAATAGTGGAGGGATACTTGTTACCACAGTTGGTTCCTGCGTTGCTATAGGTCTTGTTGATCCCGTAGCAGGTGTTGGAGGTTTGGCACACATCATGCTTCCAGAGGCAAATGGAAAAAGCGATGCTGTAGGAAAATACGCAGATACAGCGATCCCGGCAATGCTCAAGGAAATGGAGAAGAAAAGAGCAAAAAAGGAGAGAATTATAGCAAAGATAGCCGGAGGGGCAAGGATGTTCAACTTCAGTTCCGATAAAATGGAGTACGTGGGAGACAGAAACGTAGAGGCTGTTAGAAGGATTCTGAAAAAGTATGGAATCAGAATTGCTGGAGAAGACGTTGGAAAAAACCATGGAAGGACTGTAGAGTTCCATACGTCAGACGGCAGGATGATAATAAAAAGAGCTAACGAGGTGATTAAGGAGTTATGACCGATGTTTTAAGCTTTGTAAAAAACGAGCTTGGACTGAGAGCCTATAAAGATAGCTACCTCATGAGGAGAATAAACGCCAGAATGATAAGAAGAGGTATCAGAGACACAGAGGAATATCTCAAGATTCTACAAGAAGATAAGGAAGAAATTCGCGCTCTTAAGGACGCGCTGAGTATTAATGTGACGGCCTTCTTCAGAAACCCGGAAGTGTGGCAGAAGCTAAAGGAGATCTTGGAAGAAGATGACACACCAATAAAGGCCTGGAGTGCAGCCTGTGCAGATGGAAGAGAACCGTATTCCCTCGCCATGCTCTGCGAGGAAATTGGCCGAGACATAAAGATAATTGCCACCGATATAGACGAGGACGCACTGGCCGCGGCAAGGAGGGGTGTGTATGAAGACTCCAGCGTTACAAACCTCATGAAAGAACTCTCGTTCATCGGAAATATTGAAAAGTACGTGGAAATAGATGGTAAAACATTCAGAGTGAAGCCGTCCATAAAGAGAAAAGTAACCTTCATGAGACACGATATGATAAGGAACGCTCCCCCTGCTTCAGACTTCGATCTCGTGTTGTGTAGAAACTTCCTGATATACATCGAACCTGAGTACAAACCAAAGGTTACTGAGAACCTGTACCTTGCACTCAAGAAAGGCGGAATCCTTGTTCTCGGGAAGACCGAAAGCTTGCCTGTGGAAGGATACTTCGAAGCTGTTGATAGAATAAACAGAATATACAGGAGGGTCTGATGGAGTTTGAAACACAGTACAAAATTTTCGTTGTCGCCCTTCTCCTTGGGGTCTGCTTCTACGTCGCTGGAGACGCTCTTACGTCCGCACTACTTGACGGAAGCGAAGTTTTTCTCACATCTTTCTTCATAAAGCTGGGAACCAAAATAGCCATTTTTGCAGTTGTTCTTCTCGCATCGCTGTTCCTCCTCGGAATTGGAACTATACTCGGCCCGAACCTTCCAAAGCTCAGCGATGTCCATCTGGTATACGCGCACCTGACACTCCTTTCAGCCTTTGCGGTCTACGGTATGTACCTCACTGCCGACAATCTGCTCGTGTACTTTAACGGTGTTAGACTTGTTGAATTGCTTCCTTTCTTCGTCCCGATGTACGTGTCCGTTTTTGGTTACGACGTTATGACGAGACATCTTCTGATTGTCATCGCAGTCATAGCCGCAGCAATAAAAGATCTGGTCGATTTGATGCAAGGAGGCAAGGAGGAGGTAGAAGAAGAGGAAGAAGAGAGCGAGGGTGAAGCAGAAGAGTCAGAGGAGATAGTTGAGTCAGAGAAATCTGCAGACGAGACGGGGAGGAGTGAAAAACCCGTGGAAGAAAACGAAGTACAGGAAATTGAGAAAACAGAAGAAACCGAAGTATCACAAACGGAAGCAGAAAAAACGCCAATGAAGAGGAAAGAGCAGAAACATTAGAATCCGAGGAAATCGAAGAAGAGGTCATAGACGTTAAAGAAGTTGAAACCGAAGAAGGAGATGTAGCGGAATCTGAAATCTTAGAAGGTGCCTCAGAAGACATCCCAGGAGTATCAGAAGAGTTTGAAGGCTTTGAGGAGTTCAATCCCGACGAAGTAGAGTTCGAGGAGTCGGAAGAGGATAGTTAAACTATTCAGAGCCAAGTGCCTCGCTCGCCAAATTCTTACCTCTCGTTGTCAGAACGACTTCCTTTCTCTTCCTCACCTCTTTCAAAACACCAA
Protein-coding regions in this window:
- a CDS encoding CheR family methyltransferase gives rise to the protein MTDVLSFVKNELGLRAYKDSYLMRRINARMIRRGIRDTEEYLKILQEDKEEIRALKDALSINVTAFFRNPEVWQKLKEILEEDDTPIKAWSAACADGREPYSLAMLCEEIGRDIKIIATDIDEDALAAARRGVYEDSSVTNLMKELSFIGNIEKYVEIDGKTFRVKPSIKRKVTFMRHDMIRNAPPASDFDLVLCRNFLIYIEPEYKPKVTENLYLALKKGGILVLGKTESLPVEGYFEAVDRINRIYRRV
- a CDS encoding chemotaxis protein CheA translates to MNEYLEAFVEESKSLITDLNNLLLELEKGGDVEVMNSIFRIAHTLKGNSAAMGFESMSELAHAIEDLLDALRQGKTQLDDEIMNLIFDGVDTLENMLGEVMESGQPQSDPSELISRIRGELEKRLSGEKEEKKEEKVQRIEGEGTHVEISIDPASQMKGIDAMIILKNVEDVAEIVATSPAREEIEDGKFNSSFQLLLKGDVTKIKEVLQKLPQVKEFKVDERTETKPESEEKVEELVDKKPEEEKEKTGEAEAKETKKDIKKDIKIKTDKIQSVRISVQKLDELMNLVEELVVRKLKLENSLPPELRRGIEREFSVFDRVISRLQDTVMDLRLIPLKHVVDRLPRVVRDLSHSLGKEVDFEIIGADVTVDRTVLDKIQDPLIHLLRNAIDHGIEPPEEREKLGKPRRGKVRLVAEKMKDHVVIEISDDGRGLDAEKIKKKAVEIGLITPERAQEMSDEEAYNLIFQPGFSTKEKVTDVSGRGVGMDIVINTVRSLGGSVEVKSEKGKGTTVRLRLPLTMAIMQVLLIRVGHEKYGLPLKDIMEVKPVSRCEIRSIAGVDKLITRDGIIPVIHLAKALNVQSNGGKMVIITSSFERTVALICDEVLSQKEVVVKSLGGVLRGIQGISGVSILGEGEVVPILDVNSL
- a CDS encoding chemotaxis protein CheC; the protein is MKVDLYKLAKMNEMAKEGARRVAENLSAMLGMDVQMKITKIDFVTLSDIPEEIGDEEMVGVYLMFHGTPSGHLMVLFPVASAKKVASLLLAGIGEDNGTGEGFTDLDKSAISEVGNIITSSFIDGWANVLKTEIDISTPHLIHDMGSAVIDPIIVELAKEHDHAFVFNSSITAQDKDITCQIYVFPDMNKLVEALERL
- a CDS encoding chemotaxis protein CheD, which produces MAERIRVRMAEYKVCNSGGILVTTVGSCVAIGLVDPVAGVGGLAHIMLPEANGKSDAVGKYADTAIPAMLKEMEKKRAKKERIIAKIAGGARMFNFSSDKMEYVGDRNVEAVRRILKKYGIRIAGEDVGKNHGRTVEFHTSDGRMIIKRANEVIKEL